A region from the Natronocella acetinitrilica genome encodes:
- a CDS encoding glutathione S-transferase family protein: protein MGGRLIEGVWYQQGYEPDDKGRFVRQQSKFRNWVRDVEGERFRPEGGRYHLYVSHACPWAHRTLIMRRLKGLDTAIPVSVVHPLMLEEGWEFKDWPGSTPDPVHNARYMRDVYTAADPEFTGRVTVPVLWDRRENTIVNNESREILRMFDHEWNSVAQDTTDYAPEDLMDEVERVIDAIYEPINNGVYKCGFAQSQEAYDEAGDALYAALDHWDEVLGGQRFVAGNRVTEADICLFTTLVRFDAVYSVHFKCSERRIADYPNLWNYVKDLYQRPGFGDTTNMDHIRNHYYRSHEFINPTRIVSRMPRIDFNEAHDRDRFA from the coding sequence ATGGGCGGTCGACTCATCGAAGGTGTCTGGTACCAGCAGGGCTACGAGCCGGACGACAAAGGGCGCTTTGTCCGGCAGCAGTCGAAGTTTCGTAACTGGGTGCGTGACGTCGAAGGCGAGCGCTTTCGTCCGGAAGGCGGTCGATACCATCTGTACGTGTCCCACGCCTGCCCGTGGGCACATCGCACGCTGATCATGCGCCGCCTGAAGGGTCTGGATACGGCGATTCCCGTCTCAGTCGTGCATCCGCTTATGCTGGAAGAGGGTTGGGAGTTCAAGGACTGGCCTGGCAGCACGCCGGATCCGGTGCACAATGCTCGCTACATGCGCGACGTCTATACGGCCGCCGATCCCGAATTCACTGGCCGGGTCACCGTCCCGGTGCTGTGGGATCGTCGCGAGAACACCATCGTCAACAACGAGTCCCGTGAAATCCTGCGCATGTTTGACCATGAATGGAACAGCGTGGCGCAGGACACCACGGATTATGCACCGGAAGATCTGATGGACGAAGTAGAGCGTGTCATCGACGCAATCTACGAGCCCATCAACAACGGGGTGTACAAATGCGGGTTTGCCCAGTCCCAGGAGGCCTACGACGAGGCCGGTGATGCGCTCTATGCAGCGCTTGACCATTGGGATGAAGTGCTTGGCGGGCAGCGCTTTGTGGCTGGAAACAGGGTGACAGAGGCGGATATCTGCCTTTTCACCACCCTTGTGCGCTTCGACGCGGTCTACTCAGTGCACTTCAAGTGCTCGGAACGTCGTATCGCCGACTACCCCAACCTTTGGAATTATGTGAAGGATCTCTACCAGCGCCCCGGTTTCGGTGATACCACGAATATGGACCATATTCGCAATCACTATTACCGCAGTCATGAATTCATCAACCCGACGCGCATCGTCTCCCGGATGCCGCGGATCGACTTCAACGAAGCTCATGATCGGGACCGGTTTGCGTGA
- the xseA gene encoding exodeoxyribonuclease VII large subunit, with protein sequence MAENTLQHQPPDRAVLTVSQLNREVRDLLEQGLPLLWVEGEISNLAQPASGHLYFTLKDSRAQIRCAMFKGRNRLLRFRPSNGAQVLARGRISLFEPRGDYQLIIDSLEEAGDGALRRQFEELKTRLEREGLFDPVRKQALPPFPKRIGVVTSPSGAAIRDVLHALGRRFPGIDVLIYPVPVQGSGAAQAIADMLKLADNRQEVDALLLTRGGGSLEDLWAFNEEIVARAIAACSLPVVSAVGHEIDFSISDFVADHRAATPSAAAELLSPDGAALLDRIGSLSSRLAQRIHLKLSRQAERLSTLERRLAREHPARRLRDNSQRLDELQLRLAAAMNRLSRRDAQRLHAAQQRLTAQHPRKRLQQYREQIQQLGQRLRNSWRNGHDPRVRHLGGLARELEAVSPLATVARGYAIVRDQQGRVVREAGAATPGDRIVATLGKGALHCRVEDVEPVVNVAPETPLLPK encoded by the coding sequence ATGGCCGAAAATACCTTGCAACATCAACCCCCCGACCGCGCTGTGCTCACGGTGTCCCAGTTGAACCGGGAGGTCCGCGATCTGCTTGAACAGGGGCTGCCGCTCCTCTGGGTGGAAGGAGAAATCTCAAACCTGGCCCAACCAGCATCCGGTCACCTCTATTTCACCCTCAAGGACAGTCGCGCCCAGATCCGCTGCGCCATGTTCAAGGGCCGCAACCGGCTGCTGCGGTTTCGGCCCTCCAATGGCGCGCAAGTCCTTGCCCGGGGCCGGATCAGCCTGTTCGAGCCCCGTGGCGACTATCAGCTGATCATCGACAGCCTGGAAGAGGCCGGCGACGGCGCGCTGCGCCGACAGTTCGAGGAACTGAAGACCCGCCTGGAACGTGAGGGCCTGTTCGATCCGGTGCGCAAGCAGGCTCTTCCACCGTTCCCGAAGCGCATAGGGGTGGTCACCTCCCCCAGCGGTGCCGCCATTCGCGATGTGTTGCATGCGCTGGGCCGGCGCTTCCCCGGTATTGACGTACTGATCTACCCGGTCCCTGTGCAGGGCAGCGGCGCAGCGCAAGCCATTGCCGACATGCTGAAGCTCGCCGACAACAGGCAGGAAGTCGACGCCCTGCTCCTGACCCGGGGCGGTGGTTCTCTGGAGGATCTTTGGGCATTCAATGAGGAAATCGTGGCCCGCGCCATTGCCGCCTGCTCACTGCCGGTGGTGAGCGCCGTGGGGCACGAGATCGATTTCAGCATCAGCGACTTCGTGGCAGATCACCGCGCCGCAACACCATCAGCCGCCGCCGAACTGCTGAGCCCGGATGGCGCCGCCCTACTTGATCGGATCGGCAGCCTCTCCAGCCGGCTTGCACAGCGAATCCACCTGAAGCTGAGCAGGCAAGCCGAACGTCTGTCGACACTGGAGCGGCGCCTTGCACGGGAGCACCCGGCGCGTCGCCTGCGGGACAACAGCCAACGGCTGGATGAACTGCAACTCAGGCTGGCAGCGGCCATGAACCGTTTGTCGCGCCGCGATGCCCAGCGCCTGCATGCGGCTCAGCAGCGGTTGACCGCCCAGCACCCACGGAAACGATTGCAGCAATACCGGGAGCAGATCCAGCAGCTTGGTCAGCGGTTGCGAAACAGCTGGCGCAATGGCCATGACCCAAGAGTGCGTCACCTTGGCGGGCTTGCCCGCGAGTTGGAGGCGGTGAGCCCCCTGGCGACAGTGGCCCGGGGTTACGCCATTGTCCGCGATCAGCAGGGCCGCGTCGTCCGGGAGGCGGGAGCCGCCACCCCGGGCGACAGGATCGTTGCAACCCTCGGCAAGGGCGCCCTGCACTGCCGCGTCGAGGACGTTGAACCAGTCGTCAATGTAGCGCCGGAGACACCCCTGCTACCGAAATAA
- a CDS encoding DUF2721 domain-containing protein, giving the protein MELTLSTPALLFPAVSLLLLAYTNRFLALAALIRDLQSKYRDTHDRLLMGQIDNLRRRVILIRSMQTAGVASLFLCVFCMFLLFAGFILLGKLIFGLSLILLMVSLGLSVREIQMSVTALNLQLSDLEEERRQGGR; this is encoded by the coding sequence ATGGAACTGACCCTCTCTACGCCAGCACTACTCTTTCCCGCAGTCTCTCTGTTACTGCTCGCCTATACCAACCGCTTCCTCGCCTTGGCCGCCTTGATTCGCGACCTGCAGTCGAAATACCGCGACACCCACGATCGGTTGCTGATGGGACAGATCGATAACCTCCGCCGCCGGGTCATCCTGATTCGCTCCATGCAGACAGCGGGTGTGGCCAGTCTGTTTCTCTGCGTTTTCTGCATGTTCCTGCTGTTTGCCGGCTTCATTCTTCTGGGAAAACTTATTTTTGGCCTGAGTCTGATTTTGCTGATGGTGTCGCTTGGTCTGTCCGTACGGGAGATCCAGATGTCGGTTACGGCCCTGAACCTCCAACTCAGTGACCTCGAGGAAGAGCGCCGACAGGGCGGTCGCTGA
- a CDS encoding ABC transporter ATP-binding protein, protein MKALSLHQLSKTYKSGVVALREITLDVEQGEFFGLLGPNGAGKSTLIGIVSSLVTPSGGRIEVMGHDLMAKPWEAKSQLGLVPQEFNFNNFETVEQIVLNQAGYYGMPRKEARSRLERFLRELDLWEKRHAVSRTLSGGMKRRLMIARALIHGPKLLILDEPTAGVDIEVRRSMWQFLRRINRDEGVTIILTTHYLEEAESLCRRIAIIDEGRLIEDTDTQSLLERLSTQAFILDTSTAMGEPPALTDYAVTLLAPKQLEVEVSRGQSLSHLFTELSAQGVEVTGMKNKSNRLEELFLRMLQQNHAAQAS, encoded by the coding sequence ATGAAAGCGCTGTCGCTGCATCAGCTTTCCAAGACGTACAAGTCCGGGGTGGTTGCCCTGCGCGAAATCACCCTCGATGTTGAGCAGGGGGAGTTTTTCGGTCTGCTCGGCCCCAACGGCGCGGGAAAATCGACGCTAATCGGTATCGTAAGCTCGCTGGTCACGCCAAGCGGTGGCCGAATCGAGGTCATGGGACACGATCTCATGGCGAAACCATGGGAGGCGAAAAGCCAACTCGGCCTGGTTCCCCAGGAGTTCAATTTCAACAACTTCGAAACCGTGGAGCAGATCGTACTGAATCAGGCGGGCTACTACGGCATGCCCCGAAAGGAGGCACGTTCACGCCTCGAGCGTTTCCTGCGGGAACTCGATCTGTGGGAAAAACGCCACGCGGTCTCGCGAACCCTGTCCGGTGGCATGAAGCGGCGCCTGATGATCGCCCGGGCGCTGATACACGGCCCGAAGCTGCTGATCCTGGACGAGCCCACCGCCGGAGTGGATATCGAGGTCCGCCGCTCGATGTGGCAATTTCTGCGCCGCATCAACCGCGATGAGGGCGTGACCATCATTTTGACCACGCACTACCTGGAAGAGGCGGAGAGCCTCTGTCGCCGGATCGCCATCATCGACGAGGGGCGGCTTATCGAGGATACGGACACCCAGTCCCTGCTTGAAAGGCTGAGCACCCAGGCCTTCATCCTCGACACAAGTACCGCCATGGGCGAACCCCCAGCACTGACCGACTACGCAGTAACTTTGCTGGCACCGAAACAACTGGAAGTGGAGGTGAGTCGCGGCCAGAGCCTTAGTCACCTGTTCACCGAACTTTCAGCGCAAGGGGTCGAAGTGACGGGTATGAAGAACAAGTCCAACCGGCTGGAAGAGCTCTTTCTGCGCATGCTTCAGCAGAACCACGCGGCCCAGGCGTCCTGA